ATATCACAAAAAAgcgtaattttgaaaataattttgaaaaagtaCGCACGCTTGTCTACTTAGGTTTAATGAGAGTATGTTTACAAAGACCAACAAAAAAAGAGGTAATGCGCGCAATTTCCTCTATTTTTAATATGTGAtgtatttataaaaacaaatggGCTATTTGGGTGATTTGTATGCTTAGCCCTTTTGATTAATGGGAGTTGAGACTGCTAATTTAATTTGGGGGTTTGGCTGTGCACATTAAGTTTCTTTTGGTTGTTTGCCACTTATAATGATCTCAAAGTTATAATGATCCTTAgtgtttagttaattttattcttttaaatacTTTTATAACTGAGTTAATATGGCTGTTATGATGTGTGTTGTGATCCTATTTTCTTGTATattatgtaataaataaacactcAAGACTGTGGCACGTTGCGCCGGTATAACGAAAAAGTTTCACTACAGAATACAATAAAATTTACCGTCCTGttgaataaaattaacataCTGAAAGAAGAAGTTGGTGAAATGACGAATACAATTAGGCGTTTTGAAGCTGCACGAGATAAAGCAGTCATTGCCTTGAGTTACTAGATGAGAATGATAGGCTTTTGAAAGAGAATCAGAAACTCCAAGCTAATTCAAATGGATCTCAAACTTGTTCCAGGTTCACTAAGAAAGCTCTTATGATTTTATTGTGTATTTTTATTCTGTTTGTTTATGTAATATCATCACAAAGGAGCAGAAATGAGCTGCTTTTATTACCTTAGTATGAAAGCTCTGGATTGTATTTTATGTGTTGTAGGTTTTGAAGTAGTGGAGATACTGGACACGGCGAATTTAAGATTATGGCAGATGGTGTCGTCATTCAGCAATGTGATGTTGTATATTTTTGTAGTGCAGTCGGTTATTTTAGTCTAGTTAGTATGGTATCAAGTAGGTTTTTGAATATAACCGGCTGTCGTTGTATTAGGATTGATGTATATTTATGCAATGAGGCAATGACTTCAAACTCTATCGTTTGTAATGTTATTGACAATTAACTACCTGATGAATTAATCGAAGTTATATTTTGGATGTTAGATATTTCAGTCTTTATTCCCAAAATACTTGCCAAAAATTAATGGAACATGCATATACCTATTTAGCTAGAACAACTACTGGAAAATGAGTGGAATGGATTGTGCATACAATTggtcaaattatattttattgatttgttgAATTACATTTAGTTATTCCCAAATTCAGAACTTATTAGCAGCCAAAGAAATATGGTTTTTGATTCACTATAATTAAACATTATttagcaaaataaatttttaatatcaaaataaaatcaataaacataaaaattagtaaatattaaGCAAGGTTTTGTACAAAAACCTTTGCTATATCTATAGCCTTTTAAAGCTAACAAAAGCATGGTGTACAATAACACATAAGCTGTAACCAAAGCTTTACATTaaactaaatctcaaaaaagcAAGGTTTTATGTTATGACTAACAGTGATGTACACTGACATCGacattaaaaatttacattaaCCGATCTCCAAAAAAAATAAGGTTTTTACTTCACCTACGCTATTTATGctcaaaatatacaaaatagtAGCTCTTGCAAACTCCTATGCTTTCTTCTTGCCTTTTTTGATTGGAAGTAGCTCTTGAGCTTCAGGTTCGCGCTTGAACTCAATGAACACGTTGACAAATCTGAACTTGTATCCCTCATTGAACAACTTCCTAATGCCTCTATCATCCTTCACCATCGTTAACTGTTCGGCTTATAGTACCCGATTCTACCAACATTTGGGTATCCCATATCTCTAAGCGTTTTGCCAATTTTCTCAAATGTCAGATTTTCATCTATATACCAGTAACCTTTTAGAATCTTCCCTTCCATCACAGTTATAGGACCTGTGTCACTGAAACTCCACATCAACATAGACCTGACACAGTCGCCTGCCAACATAAAATTCTAACCTCAAGTATGAAAAAATAGATCAAGGGAAAAAGGACACTAATAACATATCTATAGCTTTCAACAACTGAATATAAAAACCATGTATTATATGAACTTGATTAATCAATTAACACAAAACATGACCAAACAAACAAGGTGCTACATGCTTGCAATTGTTACGAGCTGGAAATATAAACCAACCCCAAAAGCCAACTAAATTCAGATTCAATAAGAATCAAGATCCTTATTTCATGTAAAGAttgaaaaatgacaaataaaatagACTGAAAATTGAAATCCTAAGCAGCATTAATAAATACATAGCACTAACCTGCAATTATCATTTTGCAAAAATTTAGAGCCCTAAACTAACAAAGCCCCAAACATTTATTAAGAACCCTAAAAAATCAAACCTGCAACTGTCATTTTCAATATAAGAACCCTAAATTATCAAAGacctaaaataattaattcaaccctaaattacaaaatattattaaGAACCCTAAAAAATCGAACTCGCAACTGTCATTTTCAAAAAATGATTAattcaaaaccctaaaattatCACCTTCGAAATCTGGAAAAACATAGAAGCTGCAGTCTTACCTATAACCTTTCGGAAAAATGGGAGGCGCCAACCATGACCTCGTACATTTTCCTTTTCCTTTATCCATTCTCGATAGTGACTTCAACAACCAGATTGCTTCATCTTCGATTATTTCAATGAACGAACGACCCACCAAAGGAAAGATTGAACGAAAACGAAGAGTCTTTTAGGATTTCATAGAAGAACAACGAATAGGCTATGGCTTCAGGGTGAAACGGGATCTGGAGAGTTCATTTTTTGGGTAATTGAACAAAACGCACCGTTTTGTGTAACCAGCCTAACCCAACCGTACGTAGTTGGTCCAGTTCAGCGAGGGCAACATGGTAATTGCAGAGAATATGCTGACATGTCTTTCGCGGTGGCAAAAATCGCGTCCCTTTTTATTTAGGGCACAACTGGAAAAAAAAGGTTAATAATTAgagtatatttggtggttttacaaggTGAGAGTGCAATTGAATTTGGGTCAAGGATGGGTGATTTCTCAAAGGGTgttactattcgccgccccgtTTTACTTAACACCGCACAGGCCAACGACGTTTCTGCCCCTctagcaaaatttcaaaaaaaaaattctctcaactcattcgaacacactcgaacaaatacgtaaaaagtcgagtaaaatgacggataacgagtataattcgtcggGAAACGAGTATCGACGTTCGGCGGCTTTTCCGAggtaaaaaatagtttttttaaatttttatttaaatttttttaaggggGACGATTGCGTATCACGTCCTCTCCGGGGGACGCCGGAGTCCGGCGTCCTCTCCTCCGGAGGGGACGATTGCGTTTCACGTCCTCTCcggaggaggggacgccggagtCCGGCGTCCTCTCCTCCGGAGAGGACGTGAAACCCAACGTCCATTCCGGAGGAGTGGGCGCCAATtttcggcgtcccctcctctagagAGGACGCTGAACTCCGGCGTCCCCCTTTTCCGGCCGCGACCGAAACGTCGCGGccggaaattaatttttaaaaaaaaaaacgttaaaatgattttttttaataattacagtgattttttattgcatattattacaattttttattacatattattacgatttgttaaacgtaattatttatgttttgcaggttcatttagaagattatggcgGTGACGGAATTGATTACAGCGATTGGTTTAAGTCAGACCATGGGTTTGATACTGATGTTGAAGCAATTACTTGGGCTAAGAGTACTGCTATAAGGATTGGATTTGAATTACTCATTTCGTCACATAAGAACGAGGGGAAAAAAAGCTTCTACGATGTGCTCGGGGTCAGCGTTACAGAGGTTCATTCACAGATTCTGATTCATTCGTACGGAAAAATACGAAGACAAAAGCGTGTCAGTGcagatttaaaattattgtcaaATTAGGAAAGACTGCATGGTTTATACTTACAGATCCTGGTATTTCGAATACACACAACCATGCTTTAGCTGTGTATCCTGAAGGATACCGTCAAATGAGTGGGCTGAGTGGCGAGGCGAAAGAAATTGTGCGAGATATGAGTGCGGCACAAGCGAAGCCGTGTTCTATTATGGCagctttaaaagaaaaagtaccATCTGACAACCCTACAATAAGGCAAGTGTACAACTATAGAGAGAATTTGAGAAAGTCTAGCTTTGAGGATAGAGATGTGGTTGCGCAATTTTATCACATGGCTCAGCAAAATGATTATGTACACTGGACTCTTGCTGAGGAGGATACAGGTGTGGTGACCCATATTTTCATGGCTCATCCTGATTCAGTGAGACTACTTCGTACGTACTATTGGATCATCGGCATGGACTCCACGTACAAGACGAACAAGTACAAGCTGCCTTTTTTTGAGATTATTGGAATGACTCCTTGCAACAAGAacttcataattgcatatgcaattatgaaggATGAGACTGAAGGGAGCTACAGATGGGTATTGGAGAGACTGAGgtatttgattataattatgttatttaatattttaatgatattcaaattcaaattacttATTAAATCATCGGGCAATTATGCAGGTGCTTGATTGGGGAACATATTCATCCGAGCGCTATTCTTATTGATCGACAATTGGGGCTTATCAGACCAGTGTCAGAGGTTTTCCCACGTTCTTCTCATCTACTATGTACGTGGCACATAAATAAGGATGTAGAAGATAGAGTGTACAGAATCAGTGGGAAAAACCAAGAATTTGCTGAAATTTTCAAGAATAGTACCTCGAAGAAAATTATCAAAGCGCCAACTTTTGATCAATATAACATAGTTGTGGAACACTTCAGAGATcggtttaaaggttttccaggATTGATACAGTACATTGAGGGGACTTGGCTGGGACACAGAGAGAAGTTTGTATCTTGCTGGACGGACTTAGTCCTACATTTTGGAAACACCACCACATGTAGAGTCGAGAGCGCACATGCTCAGCTTAAGCAGTGGCTCAACTCTTGTATTGGTGCTCTGGCCACAGTCTGGACGAAGGTCGACAAAGTTATACAGTCGCAGCTGACAGATATCCAGTAATATTCTTGTCGAGTAATATTAGTacttatataaattatgttgtcattattaataatataaatgttttgcatatTTGCAGCAAAACACTTGAGGACTCCAGACGGACTATTGGCGTCCATCGACGCGGTTTTCCATTTGATAAGCTCTCATGCAGAGTGTCGCATTACTGTCTGGATTTAATATCGAAAGAACTAAGGCGTATGCGAGAATTGAGTACCGATGTCTATGATCATTGTGGTTGTGTGGTTAGATCAACACATCAGATCCCTTGTGCATGTGAGCTGCGAGCGGTGGTCGATTCAGGTATCACGCACCACTTttattgaatactaatattaaaaataataatattgttatTGAAAGCTAATATGTGTTATTTGCAGGTAACCCGATCAGCCTTGACAGTATTCACCCGTTTTGGACGAGACTTGTTATTCTCGGCGATGGGTTGGACACATCTGCGCAAGCCGATTTTGCTGGTTTTCAGTCTGAGGAACATCAGTATTTTCACGAGGTCGCCGAGGAGGTCATAACTAAGGATCCTTCAGTGTTGCGTGATATTTCTCGTATTGTTCGAGAGCGACTTCACCCCAAAGACTTAGGCTACATGGAACCAGAAGTGAAAACAAATGTCAGAGGTCGATCAAAGGGGAGCAAATCAACGAAGCGGGATCCAAGTCGTCATAAATACAAGGACCGTGTACGTGGTCGTCCTAAATCTTCCCAAAGTCAGAAAAATCGTGCATCCGCGTCAGGTAAATTATCATCCACTAATATTCATTATGTACGTTTACTCTAGTAGTATCcttgttatttataataatattgtttttatttcccGCAGCTGGTTTGCAAAATACGGAGGTTATTCCAGGATTCCTTTTACCATTCGTTGACGAGCTTGTGGACGTGCGTGGAGACGGAAACTGTGGATTTCACGTGGTGGCAGACTACATCTATGGTGACGAGGAGATGTGGGGAATGACTAGAATGAACATTGCAAACGGACTCTCCGCCCACCCTTATCGATACGAGGGTATTTGCATTGATGGGTTGCAAGCGGCCATTACACGTATTAGTTGGGAAGGGGGAGAGTGTGGCCCTCGCTACTGGATGCAggtatttaattgaattatataaacTTATCACgaagttattatatttttctaaaaaatgatatttatattctGACTTATTAAATGGATGCAGGTATTGGATGACTTGTTCCCTATTGCCACTATCTTCAATGCAGCTGTTATTTACATACAAGGCGGGACGCTAAAATAGACGCGGTTCTCTTCCTTTACTGTTCTGCCTTTGCATTCCTCTGAGGTTCACTCACGACCATCGAAGGAGATAGTGATATTGTATATTAGTGGACGCACTCACTTTGTTAGGTTGAATTTACAGGATAATTTCCCTGTCCCACCAATTCCCACCTTGTGGTTCCAGCACAGGGACCATACTGTTCATTCTTGGCATACTTTATATGCTAATAGGAGAGAGCAATAGGATAGTTTGATAGGTATGACAGATTGAGTTGATTGTAAAATGTTTATTCGGTAATTATGCTGACTGtgtgttttattattatacgtgtaatatttttgaaaccCACAACATatctaacaaattaaaatgttcatgaaattgcataaaaatagaaacgtacataatatttaataaattctcTAGAAACTCGCGTCTAAAAAAAACAAGTTCATAATCAGAAAAAAAAGTactaataatataaacataCAACATATACTAACAGCACTCAGTCAGCACTACGCCAGGCGGCAATGACTCTCTCCAAAGTAGTGTTGGCCTCCTCCGTCTCAGTCTCCAACTCCGGAATGCCGTCAAATTCGCAGTGCTGTCTATGTTGGGCGGTAATCGTGCTGACTTTTCCGATGAAATGCTCGAACTCGGTGGTCACCAGCGTCATCCACTGTAATATCATAAATAGACAAGTTAATTCAATATgttaaatatatgtaatattcactaaattataaaatgaaaacttaCATAATCGTTGTTGCTGCGGGGAGGATGTGTTCGTGGAAGATCTCTGCCAGGAAGGACACGGGAATGCGAATGCCGCTCGAACCAGTCCAGGTACGCTTGATGCCATCCTCCAGCAATAACATGGGCTTCCTCAAATCCCATTAACGCCAGCTTGTACATGGTCGGAAAAGCGTTCCACATGTCAACCGCAATCGTCACACTCATGTCCACAGAGTACTTGAGTGACTTCCAGGACCTAACAGCCCTTATTGGCCGACAAATTGGTAGAGGTACAGTCTGCACATAACCCAGCTGTCGCAGCACCCTAGAAGGCATGTATGGCTCGAAAATGTCCCGGTACGCTATCCACCCATAATATGCAGTGTGCTTTACGCTGGCAGCAGGCTCGCCGCCAAAAGGGAGCCATGTGATCTGTTATCACAagaccaaaattaaaatatagcgatcgtaataaaatcaaatttaactaataaattaacaaatttacatACCTCCTCAGCAGTCAGCAGGTCCAAACGAGCTCGCAAGGACCGAAGTCGGGTGGCTGAACACTCTGACGCAGTAGCACTCCAGCTAGAAGCTCGAGGATGATAAGACTCAATCAACAGCCGCTCTCGCTGGGGCCGAAAGCATGGAAAGTACTCATAAATCCATGTCTGCAGCAGTGTCAGACACCCAGTCAAACCCGAGCAGTCTCCTCTTGATGAGATTCCAAGCTGCCGATAGAGATAAGCAAGTGTAGCTGAGCCCCAGGAAACTGTACTCGTATCTGTGACTCCATCCCGCACCTTCCATATGGTTGCAGGTCTAATCCGATGGCCACTCTTGTCAGTGAATAAAGTGCAACCTAACGTCAACCAGATCCAGGCTATCGCCTCCACCTCTGCAGTACGGCCATGCCTACATAAGCTGATGATCGACTCAATCAGCACACCTCCCTGGGCAAAATGCTTGGTCGTCTTACTCACCAGATCCTCTGGTGAAATACCTAAAATCTGTACGCAGTAAGCCATCAGCTGAGCCTTATTCGGCTGACCTGAAAACataattttgcaatttaaattaatatcacgCAATAGGTacattaaatttctagaaacaattgggcagcacttcccctaaaaatgagcatcacccattttccagggaagtcctgcaaagAAATTACAATTCACAAACCAAAACACAATCcacattaaacaactaatttgtctaaatattttattaaataacctaaaacaattaacttatcctaaataacattaaatttacctaaaataataatgagacctaattaaacaattattaaacctaataaaatacaaaatctcaaattaaatattttaataataaattttaattttaacgcAAAATTTAAATGTGAAAAATATAATAGAATATTGCACCTGAAACCATAACTCCACCAACTGGAATGCGAAGAATATGCCACACGTACGTCATGTAATGTGATGATCATCTCCCCGAATGGCATGTGAAAAGAGTTTGTATCTGGCTGCCATCGCTCCACAAATGCAGAAAGGAGCGGGATATCCAGATGATCAAACATGATAAACGGGAGATGTGATAACTCACTCCCTTCTATCAGCACCTTAACCTCCTCTGAGGCCGTCTCATACCACTGTCTCAGCTTCCGAAGAGCTCCATGTCTAGTCTGACACTTCAGCACGCCTCTGTCCACCCCATCCCATAGCCGAGAAGCGACATGTCCGAGAAAACTAGAAATAACAGTGTCATCCTCGGGTCCACCAGGTACTGGACCAGTAACGGTCCACACGTCAACCACTTCGGGTCGTCTGTTCGACCCTGAAAGTaacattaaacataattaaattacatttaatttttttaacaacattattaaattaatcaaaatcatttaattatatttacctgATGACGAGTCGCCAACGAACCGACCACCTGCACCCTTCTTCCGTttagaaatgtaaattttttcactTGGCTCGTCCTCTGAGCTCTCAAAATCATCAGACTCTCTAAGATCATCAAGAGACATGTGTCTGTTATCGGAGAAGTATGCGTCGGTTGCGTCGATTGTTTCTTCCGTCGAGCTGAGGCAGAAACTTTACGCGTAGTAACGTGACGGGCTCCCGGCCCCCCTAATTCTGGGGCCAAAAACGACTTCCCCCTACTCTATCCGCCctgcaattataaaaatttaaatataaattatagaaata
This region of Mercurialis annua linkage group LG1-X, ddMerAnnu1.2, whole genome shotgun sequence genomic DNA includes:
- the LOC126664625 gene encoding uncharacterized protein LOC126664625 yields the protein MRELSTDVYDHCGCVVRSTHQIPCACELRAVVDSGNPISLDSIHPFWTRLVILGDGLDTSAQADFAGFQSEEHQYFHEVAEEVITKDPSVLRDISRIVRERLHPKDLGYMEPEVKTNVRGRSKGSKSTKRDPSRHKYKDRVRGRPKSSQSQKNRASASAGLQNTEVIPGFLLPFVDELVDVRGDGNCGFHVVADYIYGDEEMWGMTRMNIANGLSAHPYRYEGICIDGLQAAITRISWEGGECGPRYWMQVLDDLFPIATIFNAAVIYIQGGTLK
- the LOC126664633 gene encoding protein MAIN-LIKE 1-like, which encodes MSLDDLRESDDFESSEDEPSEKIYISKRKKGAGGRFVGDSSSGSNRRPEVVDVWTVTGPVPGGPEDDTVISSFLGHVASRLWDGVDRGVLKCQTRHGALRKLRQWYETASEEVKVLIEGSELSHLPFIMFDHLDIPLLSAFVERWQPDTNSFHMPFGEMIITLHDVRVAYSSHSSQPNKAQLMAYCVQILGISPEDLVSKTTKHFAQGGVLIESIISLCRHGRTAEVEAIAWIWLTLGCTLFTDKSGHRIRPATIWKVRDGVTDTSTVSWGSATLAYLYRQLGISSRGDCSGLTGCLTLLQTWIYEYFPCFRPQRERLLIESYHPRASSWSATASECSATRLRSLRARLDLLTAEEITWLPFGGEPAASVKHTAYYGWIAYRDIFEPYMPSRVLRQLGYVQTVPLPICRPIRAVRSWKSLKYSVDMSVTIAVDMWNAFPTMYKLALMGFEEAHVIAGGWHQAYLDWFERHSHSRVLPGRDLPRTHPPRSNNDYWMTLVTTEFEHFIGKVSTITAQHRQHCEFDGIPELETETEEANTTLERVIAAWRSAD